Proteins encoded by one window of Candidatus Tiamatella incendiivivens:
- a CDS encoding ABC transporter substrate-binding protein, whose translation MNRGIVILVIILVVLLGGIAYTSLGGVNKQNPTVTVATIQFGISTLDLIQSGTVKPSGINVKVMRIQLAPDVATALLKGDAQVAILPVDVAAKLFETGKNITVIAVDMYQNQAILVPVNSTFKDPTNLKGRTIASPIASGTFAMFKSYMKAIYNITVLNPGQTGGGINVVNTPPAQTLDAVMKGDADAAVVWEPIVSQALATGKFRVLASYMDLWSKLGYNDKPVMVVWVARGDWVKNHPDQVEELLEAREAAALLWVNNRNATISSLERIYGLDSRVLNILYNRTQICTEERVTTPLLDSIKQVLNLAVNGGYIETSDIDYGRFVYMQGWK comes from the coding sequence ATGAATCGTGGGATAGTTATCCTAGTCATAATACTAGTTGTATTGCTGGGAGGAATTGCATACACCTCTCTAGGAGGGGTAAATAAGCAAAACCCTACTGTTACAGTAGCTACAATACAATTCGGAATATCCACACTAGACCTCATTCAGTCAGGCACCGTTAAGCCAAGTGGAATAAATGTAAAGGTAATGCGTATACAGCTAGCTCCCGACGTTGCAACAGCCTTGCTTAAAGGTGATGCTCAAGTAGCTATTCTACCAGTGGATGTGGCAGCGAAATTATTCGAGACGGGGAAGAATATAACTGTTATTGCAGTTGACATGTACCAGAACCAAGCAATCCTAGTACCGGTGAATTCTACGTTTAAGGATCCAACAAACCTCAAAGGCAGAACGATTGCCTCTCCCATCGCTAGTGGAACATTTGCTATGTTCAAATCATATATGAAAGCAATATACAACATTACAGTCCTGAATCCGGGTCAAACAGGTGGTGGAATAAATGTTGTCAACACACCACCCGCCCAAACACTCGATGCAGTAATGAAAGGTGATGCTGACGCTGCTGTTGTATGGGAGCCTATAGTTTCTCAAGCACTAGCGACTGGTAAATTCAGGGTTCTAGCGTCATATATGGATCTATGGAGCAAACTAGGCTATAATGATAAGCCTGTTATGGTTGTGTGGGTCGCTAGAGGAGACTGGGTTAAGAATCACCCTGACCAGGTGGAGGAGCTTCTAGAGGCTAGGGAGGCGGCTGCATTATTATGGGTCAATAATAGGAATGCCACCATTTCCAGTTTAGAGAGAATCTATGGGTTAGATAGCAGGGTTCTAAACATCCTTTATAATAGAACGCAAATATGCACTGAAGAAAGGGTTACAACTCCATTACTGGATAGCATTAAGCAAGTGTTAAACCTAGCTGTTAACGGTGGTTACATTGAAACATCTGACATAGACTATGGGAGATTCGTATACATGCAAGGCTGGAAGTGA